In Gallus gallus isolate bGalGal1 chromosome 6, bGalGal1.mat.broiler.GRCg7b, whole genome shotgun sequence, a single genomic region encodes these proteins:
- the PPP1R3C gene encoding protein phosphatase 1 regulatory subunit 3C yields MIQILDPRPLPNSIMPVDVAMRICLAHSPPLKSFLSPLEGCQRNNFVNRFKPLRPCLHVKRDSEAQKSDWNHSAARAKKRVVFADSKGLSLTAIHTFSEIQEHSGWDLQFDLIGLENITSNLKLHEEKNLILDFPRPSADYLDFRNRLQKNLVCLENCSLQEKVLSGTVKVKNVSFEKKVQVRITFDTWKTYTDIECVYMNNVYGDSENDTFSFTIDLPPAIPSQEKIEFCISYQSGERTFWDNNEGQNYKILHAEWKSDGVRIPSATKDCFDVPTPRRGQEREPDQLGSPRLSSGLFPRWQSSGGIENSSPYW; encoded by the coding sequence ATGATTCAGATCTTAGATCCAAGACCCTTGCCGAACTCCATCATGCCTGTGGACGTGGCCATGAGAATCTGCTTAGCCCATTCACCACCACTGAAGAGCTTCCTCAGCCCCCTTGAGGGCTGCCAGAGAAATAACTTTGTGAACAGATTCAAACCTCTCAGACCGTGTCTCCACGTGAAGCGTGACTCTGAGGCACAGAAGAGTGACTGGAACCACTCGGCAGCCCGAGCCAAGAAGCGAGTTGTGTTTGCAGACTCAAAGGGGCTCTCCCTGACAGCAATACACACCTTCTCAGAGATCCAGGAGCACTCTGGCTGGGACCTCCAGTTTGATCTTATAGGTCTTGAAAACATAACGTCTAACCTGAAGCTTCATGAGGAGAAAAACTTGATTCTGGATTTTCCTCGTCCCTCAGCTGActacctggacttcaggaaCCGCCTGCAGAAGAACTTGGTCTGTCTGGAGAACTGCAGCCTACAAGAGAAGGTGCTGTCGGGCACCGTGAAAGTAAAAAATGTGAGCTTCGAGAAGAAAGTTCAGGTTCGAATCACCTTTGATACATGGAAGACTTACACGGACATTGAGTGTGTATACATGAACAATGTTTATGGTGATTCTGAAAATGATACCTTCTCATTTACTATTGACTTGCCTCCTGCCATTCCTTCTCAAGAGAAAATAGAGTTCTGCATTTCCTACCAAAGTGGAGAACGTACCTTCTGGGACAATAATGAGGGGCAGAATTACAAGATTCTCCATGCAGAGTGGAAGTCTGATGGTGTTCGGATACCATCTGCCACGAAAGACTGTTTTGATGTTCCGACTCCAAGGAGAGGGCAGGAGAGAGAGCCCGATCAGCTCGGCAGCCCAAGGCTGTCCAGTGGCCTCTTTCCCCGGTGGCAGAGCTCAGGTGGGATTGAAAATTCATCACCATATTGGTGA